TCGCCGGCGAGGCGGCGGCGCACTTGGTCGCTGAACTCGGCGACACGCGCGGCGACCATCGCATGGTCATATTCGTCATATTTATACATGTCAGATCACCCAGTCGCCGGCCGCAGGATCGGCGGGTTTCAATGTCAGGTCGGGGCGCACCGTCGGGCCGAGGGCACGGATGCGGTCCTTGATATGCGCGGGGCGCGGCCCCTCGGGCGTTTGCTCGCCGTCGATGATATAGGGGGCGTTGACGCGGCGGGCGCCTTCCTCGGCGGCCAAAACCGCTTCGCCTTGTTCGCCGACGTCGGCGGCGTCCTCGATGTGCAGCGA
The Sphingopyxis macrogoltabida genome window above contains:
- a CDS encoding DUF2849 domain-containing protein, with amino-acid sequence MKLLTGNDLKTGFVTWWTGADWSLHIEDAADVGEQGEAVLAAEEGARRVNAPYIIDGEQTPEGPRPAHIKDRIRALGPTVRPDLTLKPADPAAGDWVI